AAGAATCTCATGGACTCAAACCTCCATGGTCGATGATGATCATTTTTGAACAGTTCCTGTGACCAGGCACCATGCTGAGCATTTGATCTCATCGAGTCCTCCATCAGCCTTAGGACATAGGAATTAGTCCCCTCATGGTACAGGTGAGgggactggggctcagagaggttaagtggcttgcccaatgAAACACAGGCAGGATTAGAGTCCAtggtagactttttttttttttttttaaaataagtgattTTGTTATCTCTCAACCCatggaaggtgggggagggagagcacCCAGGGGCCCCCATCCCACCCTCAGCTGGCCCAGCATGTTTGACCACTGCTTCTCTGCAGGGCTTCCCAGAAGGCTCCGCTCCACTTCGCTGCTGTGGAGGGGCAGCACCCAGGAGGCCCTGAGCCTGCTCAAGGAGGACGTGCTGGTGGCGGACCCAGGAACCAGGTGAGGAGTGTGCCCGATGCCCCACCAGTGCCGGGAACCTCTCGAGGGGACACATCCTCCTGGGAGAGAGCCTGTGTCACCTCATCTTAGGCGGGCAGAGCTGCAAGAGACCTCGGGCATCACTGAACACAACCCTATTCCGCGGCTGGAAGACCGAGGACTGCGGAGGGGACGCACAGCAAggcgggggggaggggcagctgggcCCAGATCCAGCTCTGTCTGAGCCGCAGGTTCTTTCCATTCATCAACTCAACATGACGAGTTGagttgagcacctactctgtgccaggaggGTGCTCAACCGAGATACAGCAGCGAACAAGTCCAACCAGGTCCCTCCTCGTGGACGTTGCCTTCTTCATCTGCAGAAAAAGGACTTCCGGCTAGAGTTCAGGAATGTCTAAAAGGATTTGTGGATTTTCATCCATCTCTGTGCTTTCCTGAGGCAGTATTTTAGCAATTCTGAACCTACATCTGctctgggaaagaaaagagacttcTTACTGATTATTGGTGTCTGGCGTGGCTCGGAAGAAGGCGGGGGTGAAATCCCGTTTCATATTTGTAATCCTTGACCCACATGATCACAATCATCCAAGACTTGAGTACTCCATTTCATAAAGTAAATCATACTAAAGTGTAAAGGACCGATATGATTTGTTTTACCACTTTCCCAGGTGCACTGCTGAGCCCAGCTTTTCcccaacttgctgtgtgactctggtTAATTCtttgcccctctctgggcctcagccttcCCAGATGCTGAATAGGCAGCTGTATCAGCGATCGCCGAAGTCTCTCTTGGGTCTGACTATTTGGGATGCGGGGAAGCGGGTTCCTTCTCAGCCCCACCCACTCCAGAGAATTCTGGTGGCATTTTAGCCAGTCCGAGCAGGTGGGAGGGGGCTACGCAGGGCCTGGAGATGCTCATCCACGGCTAAATCCCAGTttccgccccccctcccccaggtgcCACTACAGCACCCTGGCCTTCTCTCTTCTGGCCCACGTCCTGGCAGCCCACACCGCCCAGGGTGACTACCAGCGCTGGATCTCGGAGAACGTGCTGGAGCCGCTGGGGATGGCGGACACGGGCTTCGACCTCACGCCGCTCGTGCGCGCTCGCCTGGCTGCTGGCTTCTACGGCAGCGGGCGGCCGGCGCCGCTCTACGACCTGGGCTGGTACCGCCCGTCGGGCCAGATGTACTCCACGCCCGCGGACCTGGCCAAGCTGGCCATGGTGCTCCTGGGCGCCGGGCCCCGGCGGCTCCTGCGGCCCGACGCGGCCAAGACGCTGCTGGCGCCGCTGCTGGCCTGCCCGGGCGCCTACTTCGCCAACGAGACGGGCACGCCGTGGGAGTTCCACGCGCAGCGGGGCTACCGCGTGGTGCGCAAGGACGGCGACCTGGACGGCTACGCCGCCACCTTCTCCCTGGTGCCGCCGCTGCGCCTGGGCCTCGTGCTGCTCCTGGCCGGGCCGCGGCCGTCCGGGCCCGACCTGGTGGCGCAGGCCTACGACGTGCTCCTGCCCGCCGTGGAGAGGGCCCTGCGGGAGGCCGAGCgccgcccggccccgccgccccgcGCGCGCCCCTTCGCCGGCTACTTCACCTTCGCCAACCTCACCTTCTACGAGGTGCGCGCAGGGCCGGCGGGCGAGCTGCGCCTGCACCAGTTCGGGCCCCGCGTGGAGGCGCTCGTGCCGCCCGCGTTCCGCACCCTGGCGCTGCGCCACCTGCGCGGCCGCGTCTTCCAGCTGCACGTGGCGCGCGAGTTTCCGTGCGCGCTGCCGCTCGGCGACTCCTGGCTCTCCCTCGAGGCCCAGCACGGGCAGCTCGTGCATTTCTACCCCTTGGACCGCCACGGGCTGTCCCCTGGCTTCGACGTGCCCGGCCTGAACACGTACCGCGTGCTGCGGCTGCCGCACAAACCCGTGTTCAAGAGCCAGTGACCCCGGGCTCTGTCCAGAgtctcccacccccccccccccccccccccgcccggtCCCCTCTTCCTCGCCTCCCAGCTTTCCAACCTGGGTTTGAAAGGCAAGTCTGCAGGATTGTCGCTTAGAGACCCGAGGAGTGGGCCAAGCTGGGTAGGGTgatgctactcaaagtgtggtttgTGGACCACAGCCGGTTTGCAAACTGTTCGTTATCCCTGGGCGTGGAAGAGTTTAGTGCAAAAATTAAGAGTAAGCATGGAGAAACTTTAACAGCGAGCGGGCAGAGTACTTTTGTGGTTGTTGAATCTAAGACAAAATATGGCTtgcattttgtcttttaaaaatcaaccttATTGAGTCATAAAgtacagaaaatgaaatacacaTGTTATCAGGGTACAGCTGGatgattttgacaaatatttataccCACccccacaatcaagatacagaacatttccatcacccccaaagcTTCTCTCTTACCTCTTTGCAGTCAGTGCCCTCCCCTGCACtgagccccaggcaaccactgatccttctATCACTACAGatcagttttgcctgttctagaatcaTACtgtgtagtcttttgtgtctgttgTGCTCAGCATGatgttttgaggttcatccatgtctttGTGTGtttcaatagtttgttcctttttattgctgagtaatattccatgtatggatataccacaatttgtttgtccattcacctgttgatggacatttgcattgtttccagaTTGGAGCTATTGTGAAAAAGCATTCCTGGATAAGTCTTTTTGTGAatacatgctttcatttctcttgggcaaatatCTGGGAGTGACTGCCATGGAGTTTTCTGAACACTTGTActgttttacatttccaccagcaatatgtGACAGTTtcgttgctccacatctttgctaacACTTAGCATTgtcagtcttttcaattttagccaCATTAGCGGTTGTGAAGTCAgagtctcactgtggttttaattgtattttatcaTATTGTAAAGTTCTTTATATGCTCTGGGTGCAAATCCTTTTCCTAAtaatgtcttttgcagagcatgtgttttaaaattctgatgaaTTTTATGCCTATTAAATCCAATACAAAATTTGGGCTTGTATTTTGCatgtccttttaaaaatgaagctttttattttgagataattgtagattcaaatgcagttgtaagaaatatttGGTGTATCCTTTACCTAGTTTCCTTCAATGGAAACATCTTGGAAAACTAGAGTACAATATCACAAGCAAGTTATTGACATTGATccaatcaagacacagaacattttcatcagcacAAGAATCCCTCTTGTTGCCCTTTTCTAGCCACACCCGCTTGCTTGCCACCCCCTCCTTAACTCTTggcaaccacccatctgttctccatttctgtaattttgGCACTTCAAGAatatataagtggagtcatagaGTATGTAatcttttgggtttgtttttttttccactcagcaTCAGTCTCTGGAGAGTCAGTCAAGTTCCTACAAGTATCAATggtgtgtttctttttgttgccgAGCAGTGGTTTCTGGTGTGGACACACCGCTGTTGGTTCAACCTTCACTTGGTGACGGACCACTgcgttgtttccaatttggggctgttatgaataaagctgctatgaacatttgtctaCAAGTAtttgtgtgaacgtaagtttttatttctctggaataaatgcccaAGCGTGCAACTGTTGGGTTGAATGATAGTTTTGTTTGAAAAACTgctaaactattttccagagtggctgtaccattttatattctgaccagcagtgtatgagtgatcTAGTTTCCTCACAtttttgccagcatttggtattgtcactgtttttattttttgatttttttgaggaagattagccctgagctaacatctgccgccgatcctcctttttaaaaatatttatttatttgtttgtttgtttattggggaagattaaccctgagctcatatctgcgcccatcttcctctactttatatgtgggatgcctgcgacagcatggcttgataagtggtgtataggtccatgcccagaatccaaaccggtcGACCCCGGGGTGCCAAAgcggagcctgcaaacttaactgccacaccaccaggctggccccatcactatttttattcttgtaattctaatttcttaataactaatgatgtttcCATGTGCTTTTttgccatctctctctcctcttcagtgCAATGTCTCtttaagtcttttgcccattttctaattggattttttaaattgttgagttttcagaattctttacatattctagctactagtcttttgttggatatatagtttccaaatattttctagtCTATAgctgtcttttcatcctcttaatagGTTCTTTCgcagagcaaaatttttaaattttgatcaagtccaattgtggtaggctgaataatggcccccccgAAGATGCACAGGTCCTGAGCCTTGGAGCCTGTGAATGTTACATTATGTGACAAAGAAGGACTTTGCCGATGTGATTAAGGAGGTTGAGATGGGGTGATTGTCCTGGGTTATTGGAATGGGCCCTAAATGCAGTCACAAGTATCCTTATAAACTAGAAGCAGAGGGAGATTCAGGCAgcgggaggaggagaagcagcgtGACCATGGAAGCAGAGTTTGGAAGGATGCAGCCATAAGGCAGGGAATTCTGAgagtggaagaggcaaggaacgaATTCTCTCTTAGCGCCaacagagggagcatggccctccCAACGCCTTGGTTTGAGCCCGGTGATACTGCTTTCAGACGTCtggcatccagaactgtgagagagtaaatttctgttgttttagacCACCAACTTTGTGATAATTTTTACAGCAGCTCAGGAAACTGATTcaccaatttatcaatttttccttttatggatcttGCTTTTGGTGTCGTCTAAGAACTCTTGCACTGGTCCTAGATCCCAAAGATTCTCTCCTAGGGTTTTTTCCTACAAGTTTTATCACTTTATGTTTTACAtataagtctgtgatccattttgagttaatttttgtataaggtgtgaagTTTAGGTCAAAGTTCAATGTCTTGCCTGTGGGTGTCCGGTGACTCCAGCGCCGTTTGTGGAAATGGCTGTCTTTCCTCCATTGCAtttcttttgcacctttgtcaaaaatcaatcgGGCATATTTTGAGGGGGGTGTATTTCTGGGTTCTCCATCCTCTTTTATGGATCTGTGTGTTTATCCTTCTACCtataccacacagtcttgatcaCTATAGCTATATGTATATCTTGAAATTGGGCAGACTGAGCcctcccactttattctcttgcttttcaaaattgtttgagctattctttgtctttccatgtaaattttataataatcttTATATCTACAAAAATCTTGCTGAGATTCTGATACAAATTTCAATAAATCTTTATATCAATTTGAAGAGACTggcatctttactatgttgagtctttcaACATATGTctatttacatcttctttggtttctttcatcaaCATTTCGTCATTTTCAGCATAGAAGTCCTGTATATGTTTTGTTAGGTTTAAACctaactatttcatttattttggagtgtctgtaaatggtattatattttaattttagccacatattcattgctggtatatagaaatacagttgctttttgtatgttaattCTGTGATGTGCTATACTCATTCATTCTAtgaagtttggtttttttttttttttagatttcttgggattttctatgtagacactTATGTCAcatgcaaatagggacagtttgaattcttcctttttaatctatatgcatttcatttcatttcttttctttgttcactggttagaactttcagtactgtgttgaatgagagtgatgagagtgggcatccttatcttgtccCCATCTTAGGAGGAAAGGATTCAGTCTTTTATCGTGAAATATATGTGAGCTGTAGGCTTTTGTAGaggctctttatcaagttgaggagaTTCTCTtcctattcctaattttctgagggTATTTTTTCAATCATGTATAGGCtttcaattttgtaaaatattttttctgcataaattgatatgatcatgtaatttttcttctttagcctattaATCTGGTAGTTTACACTGATGggtttttgaatattgaaccaaCCTTGTGTCATTGGAATAGACCCcctttggtcatggtgtataattctttttatatattgctgaattctgtttgctaatattttgttaaggatttttgcgtctatatgcatgaaagatattggtctgtagattttttttttttggtattatctttgtctggttttggtatcagggtaatactagcTTCCTAAGCTAGTAAATGAATTGGGAagtcttctctcttctattttctgaaagagattgtgtagaattgttATTAATTCTCTAAACATTTGGTGCTGTTTCCCAGTGAAGCTGTCTGAGCCTGGAGATTTTCTTAttggggaattaaaaaaataattccattaaaTTAATTCCATTTCCTTGATGGTAATAGGGCTTCTCAAATGCTCTATTTCATGAgtgagttgtggtagtttgtgcttttcaaagaattggtccatttcatcaaAGTTGTCAGGTTTATGCGTGtagaattgttcatagtatttttaTCCTTTTGACATCTGCAGGCTCTGTAGTGATGTCCcgtttcatttctgatattggtaatttatgtcttctctctgtcttttttgttagtcttgctagaggtttgtcaacTTTATTGATCGTTTCACAGAActactttttgtttcattgattttctctattgcttttctgtttccaatttcatttatttcttctgttatCTTATGACTTCATTCCTCTGATTAGTTATtgtgctcttttttttctagattttttcctAGATTCTTGAAGTGGAGGCTTAGTTTATggatttgagacttttcctcttttctgatgTAAGCATTtagtactataaatttccctctcagcactgctttatcTGTGTCCCACAAATgttaatatgttgtatttttattttcactaaggtcaatgtatttttaaatttcttttgagatttcctctttgaccacatggattatttagaaatgtgttgtttagtttccaaatatttagagattttcctattatctttatgctatttatttctagtttgatcactgtggtcagagaacacactttgtatttttttcaattcttttaaaatttgtcgAGGTTTGTTTTGTGGCTCAGGATATAGTCTATTTTGGTGTATGTGccatgggcacttgaaaagaagGTGTGTTGTGTTGGGCAGAGTGTTCTGGAGATGTCAGTGAGACCCCGTTGGTTGTTGGTGATGTTGAGTTCTctgtctttgctcatttttcatctGGGTGTTCTCTCAGTTGTTGAGAAAGGGAAATTGAAGTCTCCGattataattgtgaatttgtcgCTCTCTCTTTTTGggtctatcaatttttgcttcatatattttgcagCTTTGTTGTGTGTCCCTGTTAGCCTGAATGCTTGGGATGGATTAGACCAGAGTTCTTACAATGTTTTTGATGTAGACCTTAAATGGAAAATAGATTTTACACTCATACATGTTTATATAACTGAAACAATTCAATGCAACAATATTTACCCTTGTCATGTGCAGCTGGAGTTCGATCTTttcaattctctcattttttcttaagatttaattttgtttttaaagattggcacctgagctaacctgagctaacaactgttgccagttttattcttctttttttttcttcttcttctcaaagccctccagtacatagttgtatatgtttagttgtgggtccttctagttgtggcatgtgggatgctgcctcagtgtgacctgatgagtggtgccatgtctgtacccaggattgaactggcgaaacccttggctgctgaactggagcgcgagaacttgaccactcggccacggggccaggccccttaagatttaatttttttagagcagttttagggttatagcaaaattgagaggaaggtacagagatttcccatatactccctgcccctccacgtgcatagcctcccccattatcaatattccccaccagagtggtacctttgttacaatgatgaacctacattgacgcATCATCATtacccaaagtccgtagtttgCATTAGGGTTCtatcttgatgttgtacattctatgggtttggtcaaatgtgtaatgacatataTTCACTATTGTAGTGTCATATAGAggattttcactgccctaaacattCTCTGTACTTCGTCTATtcattcctctccctcccccaccaaaccttggcagccactgatctttttactgtctccatagttttgccttttccagaaggtcataaTTGGAATCATTCAGATGTAGccatttcagattggcttctttcacttagtaatgtgcatttaatttttttccttttcatggcttgatggctcatttctttttagcattgaataatttccattgtctggatgtgccacagtttatttatccattcacctactaaggacatcttggttgcttccaagttttagcaattatggataaagctgctgtaaacatctgtgtgcagtgTCTGGACATCagtttttaactcctttgggtaaataccaaggagcacaattgctggaccATACGGTAAGAGTGTGTTTCGTTTTGTTAAAACGCCCAACTGTCTTCCATTGTGGCTGTATCATTTCACagtcccatcagcaatgaatgagagttcctcttttccacatccttgtcagcatttggtgttgtcagggTTCCAGagtttggccattctaataggtatgtagtgctatctccttgttgttttaatttgcatttccctgatgacatgtgatgtggagcatcttttcatttgcatatTTGCTAcatgtatatcttcttcagtgaggtgtctgttaaagtctttggcccattttttaatcaagtgtGTTTTCTGATTGTCgagttttaagagttccttgtatattttaggtaatagtcctttatcagacatgtcttttgcaaatattttccccagtctTTGGCTTGtcctctcattctcttgacattatcttttgcagagcagaagctttatattttaatgaagtctagcttatcaattatttctttcatcatcatgcctttggtgttgtatctaaaacgtcattgccatacccaaggtcatctaggttttctcatatgttttcttctaggagttttatagtttagcattttatatttaggtctatgatccattttgagttaatttttgtgaagggtataagaTCTGTGTCCAGATTTGTTTTTCCGCATGTGGATGTCCATttgttccagcaccgtttgttggaAAGATTATATTTGCCCCATTGTATGGCATTTGCTGCTTTGTCAGGGATCAGTTGACTATTTGTacgtgggtctgtttctgggctctctattctgttccactgagcTCTGTGTTTATTCTTTTGCAAATACCACACTGTGTCTTGAGAGCTTTATAGAAAGTCTTGGAGTCGGGCAGCATCAGTGCTCCcgctttgttcttctccttcgaTGCTGTGTCGTcagttctgggtcttttgcctctgcACATAAACTGGAGAATCAGTTTGTCTATATCCATGAAATAACCTGCTGGGATTTTCGTTGGGATGGCATTGCATCTATAGTTCAAGTTGggaattctattatttttaattctatttcattaagCAAAAAATGCTGGTGTGGTAGATAAAAGATgcccaccggggctggccccatggctgagtggttaagttcccgcactccgctgcaggcggcccagtgttccgttggttcgaatcctgggcgcggacatgacactgcttatcaaaccacgctgaggcagcgtcccacgtgccacaactagaaggacccacaacgaagaatatacaactatgtaccggggggctttggggagaaaaaggaaaaaataaaatctttaaaaaaaaaaaaaaaaaaagatgcccaCCAATTCCTTGCTGTTCCTTTTATTGAGAGGTGAGATCTCTGTCTCCTGTTCTTGAATCTGGGTGGGCCCTGGGCCTGCTTGACCAATAGATGGAGATGATGAGATGCACGTCCCTGGGCCCAGGCCTTGAGACACTGGCAGATTCACTGCCTCTCTGGGACTGCTCTCTCTCAGAGCCTTGAGCTGCCGTGTAAAAAAGTCTGGCTACTCTGAGACCCACGGTACTGGAGTGGGTACGTGTAGCACCCAGCTTCCCAGCCATCCCTGCCAAGGCTCCGAACATGCTGTGGGTGAAGCCGTTTTGGATTTCCAGACTGGCCTGTCCGCCTGCTGAATACCCTGTGTGACTTCCTCTGATGCCATGTGGAATCGAAGAATTGCCCAGCCAAATCCTGACTGaattcctcacctgcaaaatgaataactaattaaaattaacaataatataatagacaaataataataatattaatgatttgataataaaaaattgaatagttgatttttgctttttgttgtttttggtgaggaagattagccctgagctaacatctgtgccaatcttcctctaccctgtatgtgggatgccaccacagcgtggcttcatgagcagtgtgtaggcctgcacctgggatctgggcccccgaaccctgggctgccgaagcagagcgcgcgaacttaacctgtacgccactgggctggccccaacagttGCTTTAAGTGAGGAAGTTTTGGGGTTCTTTGTTACATAGTAAGAGATAACTAGAACAGTTAGTCATGAGGCACCAGTGGACGCTCAGTCATGAACCATGGTTTGAAAACACTGATATAAACCACGTTCAGCCTTTATGCTCCTGTTTGCTCTCATGGAAATGAGCATGGGCAGGATAAtacatgaaaaattaatttgtgtTTGTTCTCATCatattctctcctttttaaaaaggaatccaGGGCTgcagtattttttcttctctctctgggaatTTTGCTGGGTGAGAAACAGAAGCTGCTTAAAGGCAAATACTCTAGTTGTTCTGTCAAAGCCTAAACTCTCAGGGAACCTGGGCtggacagggagggagaggagcatctctgggaggggagaagggagacatCCCTGGGTACGAGAGGGGCTGGAGCAGGCAGCTGACGGCAACACCCTGAGGGCCGAGTAGGCAGGTAGGGACCAAATTCCAGCAACGTGCCACTTGTCATGTGTCCTGGTGTAAACCTCtgttctccccacccccccagagtggacatctttgtctaATTCACACTGAGGCACCATATGGCTCAGTGGGGGCCCTGCAAAAGGCCCCTGGACCTTTGCACGAGTGGGAAGGAGCCCAATAATTACCAAGGTCAAATTTTCTCCTGCCTGGTAGGACAGGGGCTCACTGGGTTTAAATTCTTTCAAAGGACGTAAAGATGTGTCCCTTTCTTGCCCCTGTGCTGTGGGCGGAGGCTGTGTCGTGCTGGGCGCGTGTGAAGCGCAGTTCCCCTCTCTCCGGGCCTCACGAGGTTGGGCCTGGCTCAGGAGTGGAGGCAGCTCCAGGCCACGTCTGTTAGTGGCGGTGGGCGGTCCCCTGCCTCCTgcgtggggggcggggaggaagggGGACCAAGTCAGGGCTGAGCCTGGGGGCCTGAGACAGACCCTGAGGCAGCCCTCGGGTTGTGCTCTCTGTGCTGAACGTTCCTCTTGTTCTTCCTGAACCTTCAGTGAAACCTTTTCAAGAGTGACCGTCCGGTGCGTGGCCTGGGCTTTGGGGAATTAAGGGTCTGCTTCCAGAGGGTGAAGAGGCTGCTCGGGCCTGTGTGTGGGGACGGGGCAGCATGGTCTTAGGACTTGAGCCTCTAAAGCGAGGCTGCTGGGGTCAGTCCGGGCTCCACCACTTATTGGTTCTTGCGTAGATTACTTAATCTCTCcttgcctcagtcttctcatctctaaaatggaaataacactAATACTGCTTCCTTCGTgcggttgtgaggattaaatgaggccaTGTACTTAACACATGTAgcatgctttctctctctcttttttttttggatgagaggatggatgaatggatggctcagtggatggatggatacgttaatgaatgaacaaatgaataaaaagacaGATGATAAATGAAAGGatcaaggaatgaatgaataagttaaTGGATGGGAAAAttaatggatagatggatggatggccCAATGGAGAGTttaatggatgcatggatggatggatggatggataaattaAGGGATGAGTGGATGAGTGGACGTTTGCCACACTCCacgctaagcactttacatacatcatCTTATTTTAGCCACACAGAAATCCCATGGAAGAAGgaacatttctattttacagacaaggtgTTGAGCTTCAGAGGTAGGAAAAATCACTTCTCCAAGATTATACAACTAGAAAATGCTGGAGTAGGATTCAAACTtaggtctgcctgactccaggcGGTGTCTCCACACGCAGGAGTTTAATGCGCACAGCTGCTGTGGCTCTTTGCGGCAGCTAAAGGAGAACTGGAGTGCATAGGAAGAATCATGGGTTGAAAGGGACGTGACGGCTGGGGCACAAAAAGATGGGGGGCACAGGCGACATGACACTGCCCAGGCCCTTCCCCCAGAGATCTTGGTGGCAGCAGGGGACCCCAGAAGGGGGATCAAAGGAGACCCTCTTTTTGAGGAGGTTGGGGGTGCTGTGAGCATCAGAATGCTGGCTGTTAATGGGAATATAACCCACTGTGGTAAGCAGAATGATGGCCCCCCAGAGATGTGCACGTCCTAATTTCAGAATCTGTGAATGTGTGAGagtacatggcaaaggggaattaaggtcaCAGATGGAATTCAGTTGCTAATCAGCTGCCCTTTGAAATAGGGAGATTATGTGAGTGGCCCAATGTAATCAATAAGGTCTTTAAAAGTAGAAGACAGAAGAACAGAGTTAGATGTGGAAGGACAGTTGGAGAGAGACAGCATAGCCGGCTTTGAGGATGGAGGGGCTGTGAGCCAGGTGCTGGCGGCCTTAGGAGCTGGACCAGGCAGCGGAGCAGACCCCCCCGAGAGTCTGCAGACAGAGCAGAGTCCCCCGGACGCCTTGGTTGTAGCCCAGGGGCCCTGCGTTGGACACGAACCCGCACCCTGGTAAGGTAGTAAATGTGTGTAGCTCAGGGTGCTCAATGt
The genomic region above belongs to Equus caballus isolate H_3958 breed thoroughbred chromosome 2, TB-T2T, whole genome shotgun sequence and contains:
- the LACTBL1 gene encoding putative beta-lactamase-like 1, with translation MKAQAGRQPRLLRAKKKWLFPASCSFFFLLSVLMTGCFLWQYHLPKLETGSLGPEVTSASVRMCPQHPEPVPLAHPLPVLKEALEKVDRILRQALSAPGLAAMSAVIIHNDTVLWTGNFGRKNGSDPASGPPNEYTMYRISSVSKIFPVLMLYRLWEEGIVASLDDPLERYASSFTINNPLGAASAPEQQSLVDGLEEAGPVPRPSPVTLRRMASQLSGLPRRLRSTSLLWRGSTQEALSLLKEDVLVADPGTRCHYSTLAFSLLAHVLAAHTAQGDYQRWISENVLEPLGMADTGFDLTPLVRARLAAGFYGSGRPAPLYDLGWYRPSGQMYSTPADLAKLAMVLLGAGPRRLLRPDAAKTLLAPLLACPGAYFANETGTPWEFHAQRGYRVVRKDGDLDGYAATFSLVPPLRLGLVLLLAGPRPSGPDLVAQAYDVLLPAVERALREAERRPAPPPRARPFAGYFTFANLTFYEVRAGPAGELRLHQFGPRVEALVPPAFRTLALRHLRGRVFQLHVAREFPCALPLGDSWLSLEAQHGQLVHFYPLDRHGLSPGFDVPGLNTYRVLRLPHKPVFKSQ